Proteins encoded together in one Vitis vinifera cultivar Pinot Noir 40024 chromosome 4, ASM3070453v1 window:
- the LOC100243515 gene encoding glutamate receptor 2.7 gives MRRHPTQLLASLLFFLFPTIFFIEKGMAQNTTIPVKVGVVLDLDTWVGKMGLSCISMALSDFYASHGHYKTRVVTKVRDSKRDVVGAAAAAVDLLQNEEVEAIIGPGSSMQANFMIGLGSKARVPIISFSATSPSLSSLQSQYFIRATLNDSAQVPAIRAIVQTFGWREVVLIYVDNEYGNGVIPSLTSAFLEVDAHVTYWSPIHPSVTDDQLVEELHKLMRIPTRVFIVHMLTPLGYRLFTKANEAGMMEEGYVWILTDGITDFLSTLNASAIDSMQGVLGVKPHVPRTKELESFKIRWKKKIQEEYPTNEISELNIFGLWAYDAACALAMAVEKLGAGNFSLQKTNISRDSTGFESIRVSPVGPNILHSLLSTRFRGLSGDFQIGDGQLRTSAFHIVNVIGEGERGVGFWTPENGIVRRSNSTSKANLRAITWPGESPSVPKGWVLPTNGKKLKIGVPVKEGFSEFVKVTRDPITNTTKITGYSIAIFENVMETLPYAVPYEYVPFETPDGKAAGSYDELISQVYFQKYDAVVGDITILANRSFYVDFTLPYTESGVSMIVPIINNRSKNAWVFLKPLTWDLWVTSACFFVFIGFVIWTLEHRINEDFRGPRSHQVGTIFWFSFSTLVFAQRERIVSNLARFVMIIWFFVVTASPATNYPPSPSSLSVQTQSNFAFSRPVTEYGDPMSPNGQTSPETAFGIELAN, from the exons CTGGACTTGGATACATGGGTTGGGAAGATGGGGTTGAGCTGCATCTCCATGGCCCTCTCAGACTTCTATGCCTCTCATGGCCACTACAAAACCAGGGTGGTTACAAAAGTCAGAGATTCCAAAAGAGATGTTGTTGGTGCAGCTGCAGCAG CTGTTGACCTCTTGCAAAATGAGGAAGTGGAAGCCATAATAGGGCCGGGATCATCGATGCAGGCCAACTTCATGATCGGTCTTGGAAGTAAAGCTCGGGTGCCCATCATTTCATTTTCTGCAACAAGTCCCTCTCTTTCTTCGCTTCAGAGTCAATATTTTATCCGAGCTACCCTAAATGACTCAGCTCAAGTACCGGCAATTAGGGCAATAGTCCAGACCTTTGGATGGAGAGAAGTTGTGCTTATTTACGTTGACAACGAGTATGGCAATGGAGTCATACCGTCTCTGACTAGTGCCTTCCTGGAGGTGGACGCCCATGTGACCTACTGGAGCCCCATTCATCCATCAGTAACTGACGATCAACTTGTTGAAGAACTTCACAAGTTGATGAGGATACCAACTAGAGTTTTCATTGTGCATATGCTTACGCCTCTTGGCTACCGGCTTTTTACCAAAGCAAATGAGGCTGGAATGATGGAAGAAGGCTATGTTTGGATACTAACTGATGGGATAACCGACTTCTTGAGTACTTTGAACGCTTCAGCCATTGATTCGATGCAAGGGGTGTTGGGCGTCAAGCCCCATGTTCCAAGAACCAAAGAGcttgaaagttttaaaatcagatggaaaaagaaaatacaagaagAATATCCAACCAATGAAATCTCTGAGCTGAATATTTTTGGACTCTGGGCCTACGATGCTGCTTGTGCACTAGCCATGGCAGTTGAAAAACTTGGCGCGGGAAACTTCAGCCTCCAAAAGACTAACATTTCCAGAGATTCAACCGGTTTTGAGAGTATTAGAGTTTCCCCGGTTGGTCCAAATATTCTCCATTCACTATTAAGTACTCGATTTAGAGGCCTTAGCGGAGATTTTCAAATTGGAGATGGGCAACTACGCACATCAGCTTTCCATATAGTTAATGTGATTGGTGAAGGGGAAAGAGGGGTTGGATTTTGGACACCAGAGAATGGAATTGTAAGAAGATCGAATTCTACTTCTAAGGCCAATCTAAGAGCCATTACATGGCCAGGAGAATCTCCTTCTGTTCCTAAAGGTTGGGTGCTTCCTACCAACGGAAAGAAGTTGAAGATAGGAGTTCCAGTGAAGGAGGGTTTTAGTGAATTTGTGAAGGTGACGCGAGATCCTATCACTAATACAACAAAGATCACTGGTTACTCTATCGCTATCTTCGAAAACGTAATGGAAACATTACCATATGCTGTTCCTTACGAATACGTTCCCTTCGAGACACCTGATGGAAAGGCTGCTGGTAGCTATGATGAATTGATATCTCAAGTATATTTTCAG AAGTATGACGCTGTGGTGGGAGATATTACTATTCTAGCGAACAGGTCCTTCTATGTAGACTTTACACTACCTTACACCGAGTCTGGCGTATCAATGATCGTGCCCATCATCAATAACAGAAGTAAAAATGCATGGGTCTTTCTGAAGCCATTAACTTGGGACCTTTGGGTGACAAGCGCTTGTTTCTTTGTCTTCATTGGCTTTGTGATTTGGACTCTTGAACATCGAATAAATGAAGATTTCAGAGGGCCTCGTTCACATCAAGTTGGCACAATCTTCTGGTTCTCCTTCTCAACATTGGTGTTTGCTCAGA GGGAGAGAATTGTCAGCAACTTGGCTCGGTTCGTGATGATCATATGGTTTTTTGTGGTGACTGCCTCTCCAGCCACAAACTACCCGCCGAGTCCATCAAGCCTTTCAGTCCAAACACAGAGTAATTTTGCTTTCTCCAGACCTGTTACCGAATATGGTGATCCAATGAGTCCAAATGGGCAGACATCTCCTGAGACAGCATTTGGTATCGAGCTTGCCAATTGA